One genomic region from Natrinema caseinilyticum encodes:
- a CDS encoding ABC transporter ATP-binding protein, translating to MPGLHTENLTKHFGDLVAVEDVSLSVEAGELLCLLGPSGCGKSTTLRMLAGLETPTDGEVYINDTDVTDQPPYKQNSSMVFQEWALFPHKSVLENVAFGLKMQGMGKEKRREKAREMLEVMEMDRFEDASPPDLSGGQQQRVALARSLATESPVLLLDEPLSNLDKRLKEQMQIEIKELHSQFQRTTIHVTHDQDEAFTIGDKIGIMNDGRLVQVGPPREVYNDPTNKFVEEFLGETNFVEGTVVQEVSDGAVVDMGIGDPLRIPLRNRSVTEDDVLHVSIRPEILSLEPVAEERTSVRADGSRDFTVTGTVENLLYRGSTVRYYVDVEGTSLFVEKSVGDSSIDEGSTVELRWQATDLLCFDQQGDKITVQS from the coding sequence ATGCCTGGATTACACACGGAGAATCTCACAAAACACTTCGGCGATCTCGTCGCAGTCGAAGACGTATCGCTCTCGGTCGAAGCCGGTGAGTTGCTCTGTCTCCTCGGCCCGAGTGGGTGCGGAAAATCGACGACGCTCCGCATGCTCGCCGGACTGGAAACGCCGACCGATGGCGAGGTATATATCAACGATACGGACGTTACGGATCAACCACCGTACAAACAGAACAGTTCGATGGTGTTCCAGGAGTGGGCACTGTTCCCCCACAAGTCGGTGCTCGAAAACGTCGCCTTCGGGCTGAAAATGCAGGGGATGGGAAAGGAGAAGCGACGAGAGAAAGCCCGCGAAATGCTCGAGGTGATGGAAATGGACAGGTTCGAAGACGCGAGTCCACCCGATCTAAGTGGCGGACAGCAACAACGCGTGGCGCTCGCCCGTTCGCTTGCGACGGAATCGCCCGTCCTCCTGCTCGACGAGCCGCTTTCGAACCTGGATAAGCGACTCAAAGAGCAGATGCAGATCGAAATCAAGGAGCTTCACAGCCAGTTTCAGCGGACGACGATTCACGTGACGCACGATCAAGACGAGGCGTTCACGATCGGAGACAAGATCGGCATCATGAACGATGGTCGGCTCGTCCAGGTCGGTCCGCCGCGGGAGGTGTACAACGATCCCACCAACAAGTTCGTCGAGGAGTTCCTGGGTGAAACCAATTTCGTCGAGGGAACCGTCGTACAGGAGGTTTCCGACGGCGCGGTCGTAGACATGGGCATCGGTGACCCGCTTCGGATCCCGCTTCGGAACCGGAGCGTAACCGAAGACGACGTACTCCACGTCTCCATTCGGCCGGAAATACTCTCGCTCGAACCAGTCGCAGAGGAACGGACCTCCGTCAGAGCGGACGGGTCACGCGATTTCACCGTTACCGGCACTGTAGAGAACCTGTTGTATCGAGGTTCGACGGTTCGATACTACGTCGATGTGGAGGGAACGTCCCTGTTCGTCGAGAAGTCGGTCGGTGACTCGTCCATCGACGAAGGGAGTACGGTAGAACTCCGATGGCAGGCGACCGACCTCCTCTGTTTCGATCAGCAGGGGGACAAAATCACGGTACAGTCATGA
- a CDS encoding ABC transporter permease — MFERERLETAAFRVGYISLVVMLLLPLVIIISTSITESSYLSFPPKEISLQWYQNFLDSDQWIAAMKNSLITSTGTMVLSTTLGVLAALGVEGSRGKLSTYLVPLVLLPLLIPAVVTAVTLLTFYSELGIQQSYIGIILAHSLWATPLVFFIMQSVFARFDWSLRDAGLDLGASPIRAFWEVVLPGVRNGIFASMLIAFIISLQEFIMALFLSGFSTRTVPVLAYISLREILDPLVSVVSTVMIGAAVIIVIGASLAIGLNQLSQNL, encoded by the coding sequence ATGTTTGAGCGTGAACGACTCGAGACGGCCGCCTTCCGCGTCGGATACATCTCGCTGGTCGTGATGTTGCTCCTCCCCCTCGTCATCATAATCAGCACGTCGATTACCGAGTCGAGCTATCTCTCGTTCCCGCCGAAAGAGATCTCACTGCAGTGGTATCAGAACTTCCTCGACAGCGACCAGTGGATCGCAGCCATGAAAAATAGCCTCATCACGTCGACCGGAACGATGGTACTCTCGACGACGCTCGGTGTACTCGCCGCACTGGGTGTGGAAGGCTCGAGAGGGAAACTATCGACGTACCTCGTCCCGCTCGTCTTACTTCCGTTGCTAATACCAGCAGTGGTGACCGCAGTCACCCTGCTTACGTTCTACAGCGAGCTTGGTATTCAGCAGAGTTATATCGGGATCATTCTGGCGCATTCCCTCTGGGCGACACCGCTCGTCTTCTTCATCATGCAATCGGTCTTCGCTCGCTTCGACTGGAGTCTCCGCGATGCGGGACTCGATCTCGGTGCATCTCCGATCCGCGCCTTCTGGGAGGTCGTTCTCCCGGGCGTCCGAAACGGAATATTCGCGTCGATGCTGATCGCCTTCATTATCAGTCTGCAGGAATTCATTATGGCGCTGTTCCTGTCGGGATTCAGTACTCGCACTGTTCCCGTCCTCGCGTATATTTCGCTCCGGGAGATACTCGATCCACTGGTGAGCGTCGTCTCGACCGTGATGATCGGGGCGGCGGTGATTATCGTGATCGGCGCGAGCCTCGCCATCGGCCTCAATCAACTCTCTCAGAACCTCTAA
- a CDS encoding TrmB family transcriptional regulator: MDTKTLRRALEDAGLTGQQADAYLALLESGPAPVVEIAQRSSVSSSRIYDIVRSLEEKEFVETLERDRLHARPREPVDVLNRLRQKSEMFADAAGEIEDRWERPDPRESRISVLKRAETVLRSAADAIAESNVSVALAVTPAQLEELRPTIETAAGNGVLIQIAVYDDGTADIPEIEGVLEIRSCPLPGPFLGIVDRRYAFFEPNVRSDRAYGIMIGDEILSFIMHWYFWTCLWVRNERVQFDRAQPPTYVSIEGFVHDAASLLHDDVTMTLQVLGRRIETGDRVDIRGNLVRATCGGHREIPQHPSYADLAGQVTLFLETEDGIVSVGAWGASFEDIEAETIRVDGIDFPEL; this comes from the coding sequence ATGGACACGAAGACGCTCCGACGGGCGCTCGAGGACGCCGGGTTGACCGGCCAGCAGGCGGACGCGTATCTGGCGCTCCTCGAGTCGGGCCCAGCGCCCGTCGTCGAAATCGCCCAGCGATCGTCAGTATCGTCCTCGCGGATCTACGACATCGTCCGCTCGCTGGAGGAAAAAGAGTTCGTCGAGACGCTCGAACGCGACCGGCTCCACGCACGGCCGCGCGAACCAGTCGACGTCCTCAATCGACTCCGCCAAAAGAGCGAGATGTTCGCGGACGCAGCCGGCGAAATCGAAGACCGCTGGGAGCGTCCGGATCCGCGAGAGTCGCGAATTAGCGTCCTCAAACGCGCCGAGACTGTACTCAGGAGTGCCGCGGACGCGATCGCCGAATCGAACGTTTCCGTCGCGCTGGCCGTTACGCCAGCCCAACTCGAGGAGTTGCGGCCGACGATCGAAACCGCCGCCGGAAACGGCGTGTTGATCCAGATCGCGGTCTACGACGACGGCACCGCCGACATCCCCGAAATCGAGGGCGTCCTCGAGATTCGAAGCTGTCCGCTTCCCGGGCCGTTTCTGGGAATCGTCGACCGACGGTACGCGTTCTTCGAGCCGAACGTCCGCAGCGATCGCGCGTACGGGATCATGATCGGCGACGAAATCCTCTCGTTCATCATGCACTGGTACTTCTGGACGTGCCTGTGGGTGCGCAACGAACGGGTCCAGTTCGACAGAGCGCAGCCACCGACGTACGTCAGCATCGAGGGGTTCGTCCACGATGCCGCGTCGCTGCTCCACGACGACGTGACGATGACGCTGCAGGTACTCGGGCGCCGGATCGAAACCGGCGACCGGGTCGATATTCGCGGCAACCTCGTTCGGGCCACCTGTGGTGGCCACCGCGAGATCCCGCAACATCCGTCGTATGCGGATCTCGCCGGTCAGGTGACCCTCTTTCTCGAGACCGAAGACGGCATCGTCTCGGTCGGCGCCTGGGGTGCGTCCTTCGAGGATATCGAAGCGGAGACCATTCGGGTTGACGGGATCGACTTTCCCGAACTGTGA
- a CDS encoding extracellular solute-binding protein, whose protein sequence is MGSGSDSSGPLRVATWSGPYTDRFRNKIKKPYEEETGNKIQCIPGYSEILSKIQSAPEDNPPYDLAVADDYFYFQGTQSGLFAEVDHDNIPNYDDVFPVLKEIRSDGHKYGVPVEGNPNAIAYSDDLESPPTKFAHFAESNRNLKISLSDGFYIYPLQTGAIVADDVEGTGELYDEQYHDAPFNAIGEMNVTKWFTSGAQIWELFRNDIINTAQYYWATAAYQARTNDSLNLNVVVPDVTGGYFDDYCLVRGSDKKEQAEEFLNFLLRADIQTKWSETSWEIKSNKNAEYPEFVAETIPTTNEELKGLQLPDWGYLSDYNSDFSERMKTLKTDQTGN, encoded by the coding sequence ATGGGTTCGGGGTCAGACTCCAGCGGACCGCTTCGCGTCGCGACCTGGAGCGGACCGTATACGGATCGGTTCCGGAACAAGATCAAGAAGCCGTACGAGGAGGAAACGGGCAACAAGATACAGTGCATCCCCGGGTACAGCGAAATCCTTTCCAAAATTCAGTCCGCACCCGAAGACAATCCACCGTACGACCTCGCCGTCGCCGACGATTACTTCTATTTCCAGGGGACGCAGTCCGGACTCTTCGCCGAAGTCGACCACGACAACATCCCCAATTACGACGACGTATTCCCAGTGCTGAAGGAGATCCGCTCCGATGGCCACAAATACGGCGTTCCAGTGGAAGGGAACCCAAACGCCATCGCGTACAGCGACGACCTCGAGTCGCCACCGACGAAGTTCGCCCACTTCGCGGAGAGTAACCGTAATTTGAAGATCAGTTTGAGTGATGGGTTCTACATCTATCCGTTACAGACGGGTGCGATCGTCGCCGATGACGTGGAGGGAACCGGCGAGCTATACGACGAACAGTATCACGATGCGCCCTTCAACGCGATCGGTGAGATGAACGTCACCAAGTGGTTCACGTCGGGCGCACAAATCTGGGAACTCTTCCGAAACGACATCATAAATACGGCCCAGTACTACTGGGCGACGGCAGCGTACCAGGCTCGGACCAACGACAGCCTCAATCTGAACGTGGTCGTTCCGGACGTGACCGGGGGATACTTCGACGACTACTGTCTCGTCCGCGGTTCGGACAAGAAAGAACAGGCCGAGGAGTTCCTCAACTTCCTGTTGCGTGCCGATATCCAGACCAAGTGGTCCGAAACCAGCTGGGAAATTAAGTCCAACAAGAACGCGGAATACCCGGAATTCGTCGCCGAAACGATTCCGACGACGAACGAGGAACTGAAAGGACTTCAGCTTCCGGACTGGGGCTATCTGAGCGACTACAACTCCGACTTCTCGGAACGGATGAAAACGCTGAAGACCGATCAAACAGGGAACTAA
- a CDS encoding ABC transporter permease produces the protein MSVETSSNLFRRVGEYIKDGSNRSKLLLLPVTVFELVFFVVPMLYLLRISLYEQTSQGAYREGTWTVSTYADVIASEYIQGLMWFTFKFAIISTVASVAIGVFYAYAIWRADRKLRLLLLFGVVLPLLTTLVVKLYAGVLLLSPGGAINELLMSTGVRSEPLQLMNNFLGVLIGQLYITVPYSVLAIYSVLSTMEWEIVEAARDLGANRVRSFYEVVLPEIVPGIAVASVISFAWGVGAYSAPSILGTARQTTFALEVESLMLSEFNWPAAAALSLIMLLVVLVSIVGLFAFLDSRGGETDYV, from the coding sequence ATGAGCGTGGAGACATCTTCGAACCTCTTTCGGCGGGTCGGAGAGTACATCAAGGACGGTTCGAACAGGTCGAAACTTCTCCTCCTGCCAGTGACGGTATTCGAACTGGTTTTCTTCGTCGTCCCGATGCTGTATCTTCTGCGGATCAGCCTCTACGAGCAGACGTCTCAAGGGGCCTATCGGGAGGGGACGTGGACGGTATCGACCTATGCCGACGTGATCGCCTCCGAGTACATCCAGGGCCTGATGTGGTTCACCTTCAAGTTCGCCATTATCTCGACGGTAGCGTCCGTCGCGATCGGTGTCTTCTACGCGTACGCGATCTGGAGGGCGGACCGGAAACTCAGATTGCTCCTCCTGTTCGGAGTCGTGCTCCCGCTTCTGACGACGCTGGTGGTGAAACTGTACGCCGGGGTCTTGCTCCTTTCACCGGGCGGCGCAATCAATGAACTGCTGATGAGTACCGGTGTCCGGTCCGAGCCGTTGCAGTTGATGAATAACTTCCTCGGCGTCCTCATCGGGCAACTTTACATTACAGTTCCGTACTCAGTACTGGCCATCTACAGTGTTCTCTCGACGATGGAATGGGAAATCGTCGAGGCGGCACGCGACCTGGGGGCGAACCGCGTCCGGTCGTTCTACGAAGTCGTTCTCCCGGAGATCGTTCCCGGGATCGCCGTTGCGTCCGTCATCTCGTTCGCGTGGGGTGTCGGAGCGTACTCCGCCCCGTCGATTCTCGGGACGGCTCGTCAGACGACGTTCGCACTGGAGGTGGAATCGCTCATGCTGAGCGAGTTCAATTGGCCCGCCGCAGCAGCGTTGTCCCTGATAATGTTACTCGTCGTCCTCGTAAGCATCGTCGGGCTGTTCGCGTTCCTCGACAGTCGAGGAGGTGAAACGGACTATGTTTGA